In Sphingopyxis sp. 113P3, one DNA window encodes the following:
- a CDS encoding NAD(P)H-dependent flavin oxidoreductase, translating to MTVPPDLGRSIRLPAVCAPMIGVSSPALVTAACKAGIMAGLPRHNAASLEQFEAWLRGIRLALDRYRDEAPGARVGPLAVNLSGATPPDEIKRELALCRRYGVDIVISARGDPTELAKQVHDGGGRIFHDVTSHRFAEKAIEARVDGITCIAAGGGGHAGIISPFALVPQIRDVFDGTILLGGAISTGGGIRAAEALGADLAYLGTRFIATTEANADERYKAMIVDGRADDVIFSTAINGVGANWLAASLRDAGLDPASLPRSPGRGDYSHLPPDKRPWRDLWSAGHGIASITAIESVAKAVDRLVAEYEAACALPAFA from the coding sequence ATGACGGTCCCGCCCGATCTCGGCCGCTCGATCCGCTTGCCAGCGGTTTGCGCGCCGATGATCGGCGTCTCAAGCCCCGCGCTGGTGACCGCAGCGTGCAAGGCAGGCATCATGGCCGGGCTGCCGCGGCACAATGCGGCAAGCCTCGAACAGTTCGAGGCGTGGCTGCGCGGCATTCGCCTGGCACTTGACCGGTACCGCGACGAAGCGCCCGGAGCGCGTGTGGGACCACTCGCGGTCAATCTCTCCGGAGCCACGCCGCCGGACGAGATAAAACGCGAGCTCGCCCTGTGTCGCCGGTACGGCGTCGACATCGTCATCTCGGCCCGCGGCGATCCCACCGAACTGGCCAAGCAGGTGCACGATGGAGGCGGGCGAATCTTCCACGATGTCACCAGCCATCGATTCGCGGAAAAAGCGATCGAGGCGCGGGTCGACGGGATCACCTGCATCGCGGCCGGCGGCGGTGGCCATGCCGGGATTATCAGTCCGTTCGCCCTGGTCCCGCAGATCAGGGATGTTTTCGATGGGACGATACTCCTCGGCGGCGCGATCTCGACGGGCGGCGGAATCCGTGCCGCCGAGGCACTGGGCGCCGATCTCGCCTATCTCGGCACCCGCTTCATCGCCACGACCGAGGCCAATGCCGATGAGCGTTACAAGGCGATGATCGTGGACGGCCGCGCGGACGACGTGATATTTTCAACCGCGATCAACGGCGTGGGAGCCAATTGGCTTGCGGCGTCATTGCGTGACGCGGGACTTGACCCCGCCAGTCTGCCGCGCTCGCCGGGGCGAGGCGACTACAGCCATCTTCCGCCCGACAAGCGCCCATGGCGTGACCTCTGGAGTGCAGGCCATGGCATCGCGTCAATCACCGCAATCGAGTCGGTCGCTAAAGCCGTCGACCGTCTGGTCGCCGAATATGAAGCAGCCTGCGCACTGCCGGCATTCGCCTGA
- a CDS encoding flavin-containing monooxygenase produces MSSKDVHDVVVVGAGFAGLYAVHKLRGQGLCVQAFERGDDVGGTWYWNRYPGARCDIESMEYSYSFSEELQQEWEWKEKFAGQSEILAYLRHVAERFDLRRSYRFGVSVVSAIYDAQSECWSVVTDEGSACTTRYLVLAVGCLSNAMRPQIAGMERFEGRVLHTGNWPHEGVDFTGERVGIVGTGSSGVQAIPMIAQQAADLTVFQRTATYTVPARNAPLDPAEVARVKSNYADFRRRNRKMIGARGADRLQHNPKSVFEATPEERRDAFLARWAEGGMGIQATYHDLRTNLEANAIVADFVREQIRDIVKDPATAELLCPKQPLGCKRMCIDTNYYATFNLPNVHLVDVKSDPISHLTVHGLVAGDTEYRLDSLVFATGFDAMTGALLAIDIRGRDGLSLREAWTAGPRTYLGVSTVGFPNMFVLVGPGSPSVLANVVIAAEQHVEWVTDLIVHLDRRGARAIEPQQQAQDDWVDHVNAVAAGTLYTSCDSWYLGANVPGKARVFMPLFGFPAYEAKCNAVAADGYVGFDVR; encoded by the coding sequence ATGAGTAGCAAAGATGTTCATGATGTCGTCGTGGTCGGTGCCGGCTTCGCCGGCCTTTATGCCGTGCACAAACTTCGCGGCCAGGGGCTGTGCGTGCAAGCCTTCGAACGCGGCGACGATGTAGGCGGTACCTGGTACTGGAACCGTTACCCGGGCGCGCGTTGCGACATTGAGAGCATGGAATATTCATACAGCTTTTCCGAAGAGCTGCAGCAGGAATGGGAGTGGAAAGAGAAGTTCGCCGGTCAGTCCGAAATTCTCGCCTATTTGCGCCATGTCGCCGAGCGCTTCGATCTCCGCCGCAGCTATCGCTTCGGAGTTTCAGTCGTCTCAGCGATATATGACGCGCAGAGCGAATGCTGGTCGGTGGTTACCGACGAAGGCTCCGCCTGCACCACGCGCTACCTTGTGCTCGCGGTAGGTTGCCTCTCCAATGCAATGCGGCCCCAGATTGCGGGAATGGAACGGTTTGAGGGGCGTGTGCTTCATACCGGCAACTGGCCTCATGAAGGCGTGGACTTCACTGGCGAGCGGGTGGGAATCGTCGGTACGGGTTCCTCCGGCGTGCAAGCCATTCCAATGATTGCCCAGCAGGCCGCCGATCTGACCGTGTTCCAGCGCACCGCGACATATACCGTTCCCGCGCGCAACGCCCCGCTTGATCCGGCCGAGGTCGCGCGGGTCAAATCGAATTATGCAGATTTTCGGCGTCGCAATCGCAAGATGATCGGTGCCCGCGGCGCCGACCGGCTGCAGCACAATCCTAAATCCGTGTTCGAGGCCACGCCGGAGGAGCGGCGCGACGCGTTCCTCGCGCGCTGGGCGGAGGGCGGCATGGGGATCCAGGCGACCTATCACGATCTTCGCACCAATCTCGAGGCCAACGCAATCGTCGCCGATTTCGTGCGAGAGCAGATCCGCGATATCGTCAAGGATCCGGCGACCGCAGAGTTGCTCTGCCCAAAGCAGCCACTGGGGTGCAAGCGGATGTGCATCGATACAAACTATTATGCGACTTTCAATCTGCCCAATGTTCATCTCGTGGACGTGAAGTCGGATCCGATCTCGCATTTGACCGTCCATGGACTGGTGGCGGGCGACACCGAGTATCGACTCGACAGCCTCGTCTTCGCCACCGGATTCGATGCGATGACCGGAGCGCTGCTGGCGATCGACATCCGTGGCCGCGATGGTCTGTCGCTGCGCGAGGCTTGGACGGCGGGGCCAAGAACCTATCTCGGTGTCAGTACGGTGGGCTTCCCGAACATGTTCGTGCTTGTTGGGCCCGGCAGTCCCTCGGTGCTCGCCAATGTCGTGATCGCTGCCGAGCAGCATGTCGAGTGGGTGACGGATCTGATCGTCCATCTCGATCGGCGCGGCGCACGGGCAATCGAACCGCAACAACAAGCGCAGGACGATTGGGTCGATCACGTCAATGCGGTGGCCGCCGGCACGCTCTATACCAGCTGCGATTCCTGGTATCTTGGCGCAAACGTGCCCGGCAAGGCGCGCGTCTTCATGCCCCTCTTCGGCTTTCCCGCCTATGAGGCAAAGTGCAATGCCGTTGCTGCGGATGGATATGTCGGATTCGACGTTCGCTGA
- a CDS encoding SDR family oxidoreductase, which produces MPALHGKVVAITGGSSGIGRAIARELARCGTKLVLNALADEELDGIRAEFSDEVVIVPGDVAERATGERLLANALDRFGRIDVLVNNAGIFRHGPVASVDLDELDRMIAINFGAVVRNSYLFSRAMIGQGDGHIINISSISSTLTTAGCGAYGGTKRAVEAFSDALRIELAGTGVRVGIVAPGTTDTYLFDRMPGQGRAASANAAVRKLDPTDLAEAVRFMLERPEHANLAHLRLYSADQRH; this is translated from the coding sequence ATGCCGGCACTGCACGGAAAGGTGGTCGCGATCACGGGCGGATCGAGCGGAATCGGCCGGGCGATAGCGCGCGAACTGGCGCGATGTGGCACGAAGCTCGTCCTGAACGCACTGGCCGATGAGGAGCTCGACGGCATTCGCGCCGAGTTCAGCGACGAGGTTGTGATCGTGCCGGGCGATGTCGCCGAGCGGGCGACCGGCGAGCGCTTGCTCGCAAATGCGCTGGATCGCTTTGGCCGGATCGATGTGCTGGTCAACAATGCCGGCATCTTCCGTCACGGGCCGGTCGCCAGTGTCGATTTGGACGAACTCGATCGCATGATCGCGATCAACTTCGGTGCGGTGGTCCGCAACAGCTATTTGTTCTCGCGCGCTATGATAGGGCAGGGCGACGGGCACATTATCAACATCTCGAGCATCAGTTCCACTTTAACGACAGCGGGCTGTGGCGCCTACGGCGGCACGAAACGCGCTGTGGAGGCCTTCAGCGATGCGCTGCGCATTGAATTGGCGGGCACAGGTGTTCGAGTCGGAATCGTCGCGCCAGGAACGACCGACACCTATCTGTTCGACCGGATGCCGGGTCAGGGACGGGCTGCCAGCGCGAACGCTGCGGTCCGCAAGCTCGATCCGACCGATCTGGCAGAGGCGGTACGCTTTATGCTCGAACGCCCGGAGCACGCCAATTTGGCCCATCTCCGGCTCTATTCCGCCGATCAGCGACATTGA
- a CDS encoding FAD-dependent monooxygenase produces MSIDAPVLIIGGGPVGLATALDLGRRGVRSIVVERDRGTGVELLAKAGTLNERTMEICRLWGVADAVARCGFPDDVNLDTLYCTTLDGLLIGVDPRPATSDRVQPAGAVEMLRKCPQFLFDPILAEAAAATGHVELLYGHQFDRLEQDAEGVNAEVTNIADQTARTLRGRYLVGCDGAGSRVRRGLGIGFPGRMLSYSVSAMLRADLGDSRFGIRNRYMFIDEDGTWANLTSVDGRQLWRFTLVGSEAKLDPTIHDIATDIRRAFGPAIPFEVLRVLPWRRSQCTADRYRVGNVFLAGDAAHTTSPTGGHGLNTGIGDAFALGWMLHAVLSGRGGAGLLDAYEAERRPVAIRNSSISTENFTSWIAAADFSGVLLPGPEGDQSRARIGTELSAALQQEWTSTGVALGYRYEGSPLIVPDDTPEPPDPAQTYHQTARPGHRAPHAWLGDGRSTIDLFGNGYVLLRFEAAIDAGAIVVAARDRGIDLQVVDIDVPEIAQLYECALALVRPDAHVCWRSNAAPDGAEAARVITVVAGF; encoded by the coding sequence ATGTCGATCGACGCCCCAGTGCTGATCATCGGCGGCGGCCCCGTCGGGCTCGCCACCGCGCTCGATCTCGGACGGCGGGGCGTCCGGAGCATCGTCGTCGAACGGGATCGCGGCACCGGGGTCGAGCTCCTTGCCAAAGCGGGCACGCTCAACGAGCGAACCATGGAAATCTGCCGACTATGGGGTGTCGCCGATGCGGTTGCGCGGTGCGGTTTTCCGGACGACGTCAATCTGGACACGCTGTACTGCACCACGCTCGACGGACTGCTTATCGGTGTCGACCCCCGTCCTGCGACAAGCGATCGCGTGCAACCAGCGGGCGCCGTTGAGATGCTGCGCAAATGCCCGCAATTCCTGTTCGATCCGATCCTCGCCGAAGCCGCGGCGGCAACAGGGCACGTCGAACTGCTCTATGGTCATCAATTCGATCGGCTGGAACAGGACGCCGAGGGCGTCAATGCCGAGGTGACCAATATCGCCGACCAGACCGCCCGTACCCTGCGGGGCCGCTATCTCGTCGGGTGCGATGGCGCGGGGAGTCGCGTCCGGCGCGGTCTGGGGATCGGCTTTCCGGGTCGAATGCTCTCATATTCCGTCAGCGCCATGCTTCGCGCAGACCTCGGCGACAGCCGGTTCGGGATCCGCAACCGCTACATGTTCATCGACGAGGACGGTACTTGGGCCAACCTGACTTCGGTCGACGGGCGCCAGCTCTGGCGCTTTACACTCGTCGGCAGCGAGGCGAAGCTGGATCCGACGATCCACGATATCGCGACCGATATTCGTCGCGCCTTCGGTCCGGCCATCCCGTTCGAGGTGCTGCGGGTGCTCCCCTGGCGCCGCAGCCAGTGCACGGCCGATAGGTATCGCGTCGGCAATGTGTTTCTCGCCGGCGATGCGGCGCACACGACATCCCCAACTGGAGGACATGGGCTCAACACCGGGATTGGCGATGCGTTCGCGCTCGGCTGGATGCTGCATGCCGTGCTGAGCGGCCGGGGCGGCGCCGGCCTGCTCGACGCCTATGAAGCCGAACGCCGTCCGGTCGCGATCCGCAACAGCTCGATCTCTACCGAGAATTTCACGAGCTGGATCGCGGCCGCCGATTTCAGCGGCGTCCTCTTGCCCGGGCCGGAGGGCGATCAATCACGCGCCCGGATCGGCACCGAACTGAGTGCGGCGCTGCAGCAGGAATGGACCTCGACCGGCGTGGCGCTGGGCTACCGCTATGAGGGTTCGCCCCTGATCGTGCCCGACGACACGCCCGAGCCCCCGGATCCCGCGCAGACCTATCATCAGACTGCCCGTCCCGGCCACCGCGCGCCACATGCCTGGCTCGGTGACGGACGGTCGACCATCGACCTGTTCGGCAACGGTTATGTCCTGCTCCGGTTCGAGGCAGCGATCGACGCCGGCGCTATCGTCGTTGCCGCGCGCGACCGCGGGATCGATCTGCAGGTCGTCGATATCGACGTGCCGGAGATCGCGCAGCTTTATGAATGCGCGCTCGCGCTGGTGCGCCCTGATGCGCATGTCTGCTGGCGGAGCAACGCCGCTCCTGACGGCGCGGAAGCGGCGCGCGTGATCACAGTTGTCGCGGGCTTCTGA
- a CDS encoding cytochrome P450, with amino-acid sequence MTTKVSADISAVHMPGDIAGRLVDPKAYGQWDQLQQDLTWLRREMPLSVAAAEGYDPFWMVTKYNDIQEIGRQPGIFANNGARKTLIDRNFAQRAEAIEAEGGRAVNRSLLTMDAPVHMRYRLVTAAQFAPKGVKVLEEDIRGLAREAIDAMEGRDEIDFLNAVSHRFPLRVILSLLGLPRSDEDMLLAMTQRFFNPRDEELAGEQTGNSIGATANHDILHEMYDYFAAIVANRRANPTSDVASVIANSTINGELITEADAVSYYLTIATAGHDTTASSTAGAVWALAERPEEFAKVKADRSLIPSLVNEAIRWTSPVNHFMRTALADYELRGQQIRAGDWLMLSYPSANRDEDIFEAPFEFRVDRQPNPQMAFGFGAHVCLGQHLAKLEMGVFFDELFNRVEHVELAGEPKRIDSISVGGIKRLPVRYKLAG; translated from the coding sequence ATGACCACAAAGGTATCGGCTGACATTTCCGCAGTTCATATGCCCGGCGATATCGCCGGCCGTCTGGTCGATCCCAAAGCCTATGGTCAATGGGATCAATTGCAGCAGGACCTGACCTGGCTCCGCCGGGAAATGCCCCTGAGCGTCGCCGCGGCGGAAGGCTATGACCCGTTCTGGATGGTCACCAAATACAATGATATTCAAGAAATTGGCCGACAGCCCGGCATATTCGCAAATAATGGCGCGCGTAAGACGCTGATCGACCGCAACTTCGCGCAACGTGCGGAGGCGATCGAAGCTGAAGGCGGCCGCGCGGTTAATCGCTCGTTGCTGACCATGGATGCGCCCGTGCACATGCGTTACAGGCTGGTGACCGCGGCGCAATTTGCACCAAAAGGCGTGAAGGTCCTCGAAGAGGATATCCGCGGCCTCGCACGCGAGGCGATCGACGCCATGGAGGGGCGGGACGAGATCGACTTTCTCAATGCCGTCTCGCACAGGTTCCCGCTGCGCGTGATCCTGAGCCTGCTCGGCTTGCCGCGGTCCGACGAAGACATGTTGCTTGCAATGACCCAGCGCTTCTTCAACCCGCGTGACGAAGAACTGGCCGGCGAGCAGACCGGCAATTCGATCGGCGCGACCGCGAACCACGACATTCTTCACGAGATGTACGACTATTTCGCGGCCATCGTGGCCAACCGCCGCGCCAACCCGACGAGCGACGTCGCCTCGGTCATCGCCAATTCGACGATCAATGGCGAGTTGATCACCGAAGCGGACGCGGTGAGCTATTATCTGACGATCGCAACGGCAGGGCACGACACGACCGCCTCCTCGACCGCCGGCGCGGTCTGGGCGCTGGCCGAGCGCCCCGAGGAGTTCGCCAAGGTCAAGGCCGACCGCAGCCTCATCCCATCGCTGGTCAACGAAGCGATCCGCTGGACCTCCCCGGTCAATCACTTCATGCGCACGGCATTGGCCGACTATGAGCTGCGCGGTCAGCAGATTCGCGCGGGTGATTGGCTGATGTTGTCCTACCCCTCGGCCAATCGCGACGAGGACATCTTCGAAGCGCCGTTCGAATTCCGCGTTGACCGCCAGCCCAACCCGCAAATGGCATTCGGCTTTGGCGCGCATGTCTGTCTGGGCCAGCATCTGGCGAAGTTGGAAATGGGGGTATTCTTCGACGAGCTCTTCAATCGCGTCGAGCATGTCGAGCTGGCGGGCGAACCGAAGCGGATCGACTCCATTTCGGTCGGCGGCATCAAGCGGCTGCCGGTGCGCTACAAGCTCGCGGGCTGA
- a CDS encoding MFS transporter, translated as MIGKPASASPLSSRAFREIWAANMISNLGGLVQLVGAAWLMSALTTSEQMVTLVQASTALPLMIVAPWAGVVADRFDRRKLMLVSQSFIMIASFILAAIAWLGGLNPWSLLGLTFLIGCGTALKTPAWQAGVSEMVPRAALANAIALNSVGFNLARSAGPALGGFIVAAGGAAAAFIANAVSNIAMLLALSRWRREHAPATRAPEPMLRALRTGIRHVAASPVLRAVLPRAALFGLTSSAVQALLPLVARHQMKGDALTYGLLLGAFGLGAVAGGMSIRGLRSRWTAEQLSRRFALLFALGTLGVATSRLFPLTAAALALNGAGWVVAFSMMNLTVQLNSPDWALARILAIYQMAAFGGVAIGSWAIGILADRFGVSEALLISALLQVAVIILTARLQLREADEHG; from the coding sequence ATGATCGGCAAGCCGGCCAGCGCCTCCCCGCTCTCGTCGCGTGCGTTTCGTGAAATCTGGGCGGCAAACATGATCTCCAATCTCGGGGGTCTGGTGCAATTGGTGGGCGCTGCCTGGCTGATGAGTGCGCTCACCACGTCGGAACAGATGGTGACCTTGGTGCAGGCCAGCACGGCCTTGCCGCTCATGATAGTCGCGCCCTGGGCCGGCGTGGTCGCGGACCGCTTCGATCGGCGGAAGCTGATGCTGGTATCCCAGAGCTTCATCATGATCGCTTCGTTCATTCTCGCCGCGATCGCCTGGCTCGGCGGGCTGAATCCATGGTCGTTGCTCGGTCTCACCTTTCTGATCGGCTGTGGCACGGCACTGAAGACACCCGCCTGGCAGGCCGGTGTCAGCGAGATGGTCCCGCGCGCGGCCTTGGCGAACGCGATCGCTCTCAATAGCGTCGGCTTCAATCTCGCCCGCAGCGCGGGTCCGGCGTTGGGGGGCTTTATCGTGGCCGCGGGCGGCGCAGCCGCAGCCTTCATCGCCAACGCCGTGAGCAACATCGCAATGCTGCTCGCGCTCTCGCGCTGGCGGCGCGAGCATGCTCCTGCAACGCGCGCGCCGGAACCTATGCTGCGGGCGTTGCGGACGGGCATCCGCCATGTGGCGGCAAGCCCAGTTCTGCGCGCCGTCTTGCCGCGCGCGGCCTTGTTCGGCCTTACGTCAAGCGCCGTGCAGGCACTGCTGCCGCTAGTCGCCCGTCACCAGATGAAGGGAGACGCGCTTACCTATGGCTTGTTGCTCGGTGCCTTCGGCCTTGGCGCGGTCGCCGGTGGCATGTCGATCCGGGGGTTGCGCAGCAGATGGACGGCCGAGCAACTGTCGCGACGGTTCGCGCTGCTATTCGCGCTCGGCACGCTGGGCGTAGCCACCAGCCGACTATTTCCGCTCACGGCCGCCGCCCTCGCCCTCAACGGCGCCGGCTGGGTCGTCGCATTCTCGATGATGAACCTCACCGTCCAGCTCAATTCGCCGGACTGGGCGCTCGCGCGGATCCTCGCGATCTACCAGATGGCCGCTTTCGGCGGCGTCGCCATCGGCAGCTGGGCAATCGGCATATTGGCGGACCGCTTTGGCGTAAGCGAGGCGTTGCTGATCTCCGCGCTACTCCAAGTCGCCGTGATCATATTGACGGCGCGACTCCAGCTGCGCGAGGCCGACGAACATGGTTGA
- the hpaH gene encoding 2-oxo-hept-4-ene-1,7-dioate hydratase, which produces MNDQPTLEAATIADLARRLDRSEREREQIPQFSLEHPGMTVADAYAVQRAWVALKVADGRKIVGHKIGLTSRAMQRTSNIPEPDYGALLDDMVFQPGGDIDISRFILPRVELELAFILKSPLEGPNCTIFDVLNATDHAVPAIEIIDQRIQPIDPATGRTRKVFDTISDNAANAGVVLGGLPVRPHDVDLRWVAALCYRNGVIEESGVAAAVLNHPAAGPAWLANKLYPYGERLEPGEIILGGSFTAPVAASHGDTFHFDYGPLGSIAFRTIDSRKQ; this is translated from the coding sequence ATGAACGACCAGCCCACACTAGAAGCCGCAACAATCGCTGACCTCGCACGACGGCTCGACCGTTCCGAGCGCGAGCGCGAACAGATTCCGCAATTCTCACTCGAACATCCCGGCATGACCGTCGCTGATGCCTATGCAGTCCAGCGTGCATGGGTCGCCTTGAAGGTCGCCGACGGGCGCAAGATCGTCGGGCACAAGATCGGCCTGACGAGTCGAGCGATGCAGCGCACGTCGAACATTCCCGAGCCGGACTATGGCGCGTTGCTGGACGATATGGTCTTCCAGCCGGGCGGCGACATCGACATCTCGCGATTCATCCTTCCTCGCGTCGAGCTTGAACTCGCCTTCATTCTCAAGTCGCCATTGGAAGGGCCAAACTGCACGATCTTCGACGTGCTGAATGCGACTGATCATGCCGTTCCCGCGATCGAGATTATCGACCAGCGCATTCAGCCCATCGATCCCGCGACGGGCCGGACCCGCAAGGTGTTCGATACGATTTCGGACAATGCCGCCAATGCCGGCGTCGTGCTGGGCGGGCTTCCGGTCCGGCCGCATGACGTCGATCTGCGATGGGTCGCTGCGCTGTGCTACCGCAATGGCGTGATCGAAGAATCTGGCGTTGCCGCGGCGGTGCTCAATCACCCGGCTGCCGGACCCGCATGGCTCGCGAACAAGCTCTATCCCTATGGCGAGCGGCTGGAACCGGGGGAGATTATTCTAGGCGGGTCGTTTACCGCACCGGTGGCGGCCAGCCATGGCGATACCTTTCATTTCGACTATGGCCCGCTCGGCTCGATCGCTTTCCGCACTATCGATTCCAGGAAGCAATGA
- a CDS encoding LysR family transcriptional regulator, which yields MDEVQLRNFMMISRCASITEAADRLGIAQPSLSQQLLRLEDEFGTKLFRRTSRGVAATDAGRMLQEHAATILQAMNRAREEVQGAERVPQGQVAIGLPGTASLILGVQLLIASRAALPLVNIHVREAMSGTIRRWLEEGRIELGVLYDAEGLHHLASKVIARETLLLVGPAGAFGKADEFGIAIEPVEQGVLRGQDFILPSVSHGLRKLIERRLHMENLSLAVTTEIDSLAHTKTLVAAGFGYTLLSHAAIRAELTSGELSAALIAGIDLSRSVSFVRNPAQRLTRASIEVEDLATQLLREMVADGRWLATLVSDN from the coding sequence ATGGACGAGGTTCAGCTCCGCAACTTCATGATGATCAGCCGGTGCGCTTCGATCACGGAGGCAGCCGACCGGTTGGGCATCGCGCAGCCGTCGCTCAGCCAGCAGTTGTTGCGGTTGGAAGACGAGTTCGGCACCAAGCTGTTCCGGCGAACGTCACGCGGCGTCGCGGCCACCGACGCCGGCCGTATGCTGCAGGAGCATGCCGCCACCATCCTCCAGGCGATGAACCGCGCGCGCGAGGAGGTCCAAGGCGCCGAACGCGTGCCGCAAGGACAGGTCGCGATCGGCTTACCAGGCACGGCCAGCCTGATCTTGGGCGTGCAATTGCTGATCGCGTCGCGTGCGGCGCTGCCGCTCGTCAACATCCATGTCCGCGAAGCGATGAGCGGCACGATCCGGCGCTGGCTGGAGGAAGGGCGGATTGAGCTCGGCGTCCTCTACGATGCAGAAGGCCTGCATCATCTGGCGAGCAAGGTAATCGCGCGCGAGACGCTGCTTCTCGTCGGGCCGGCGGGCGCTTTCGGAAAGGCTGACGAGTTCGGAATCGCCATCGAACCGGTGGAGCAGGGCGTGCTTCGTGGTCAGGATTTCATCCTCCCGTCGGTTTCGCATGGCCTGCGCAAGCTGATCGAACGGCGGCTGCACATGGAGAATCTGTCGCTGGCTGTGACGACCGAGATTGACTCATTGGCGCATACGAAGACGCTTGTGGCGGCAGGCTTCGGCTATACATTGCTCTCGCATGCGGCGATCCGTGCGGAACTTACTAGCGGCGAGCTTTCCGCGGCCCTTATTGCAGGGATCGACCTGTCCCGCAGTGTATCGTTCGTCCGCAATCCCGCTCAAAGGCTCACCCGCGCATCGATCGAGGTAGAGGATCTGGCAACTCAGTTACTGCGCGAAATGGTCGCCGACGGCCGGTGGCTTGCGACGCTGGTCAGCGACAATTGA
- a CDS encoding acyl-CoA dehydrogenase family protein, with protein sequence MTIDVSNEGELPFELEMLRDTVRHFVRSEVAPVEAKLSLDQAKLDPDQQAALQARARELGLWALATPKRLGGAGLDVLAQTIVAEEAAKCRLGAFFPAAGAIGGDPPSVLFHGTAEQFETYGRPIVEGRMPKAFTAISEASGGSDPARAIQLRAERDGDYYVLNGTKTWITHADRAHWGVVYARTGEPGRRDGISCFIVEIGTPGFTRSRIPVMIANSPNELHFDNARVPVANRIGEEGGGFALADDFLTRGRITYGAGPLGIAEEALRLTIEWAKERRVFGGLLAEKQGPQWMLADCRLALDAARLLIHRAARKVDRGEPARAEAAMAKWSATEAAFKTLDTCIQLFGGMGVSCELPLERWFRELRIKRLGEGATEIQRMIVARSLFS encoded by the coding sequence ATGACCATCGACGTATCAAACGAAGGCGAACTGCCGTTCGAGCTTGAGATGTTGCGCGACACGGTACGCCACTTCGTTAGGAGCGAAGTTGCGCCGGTAGAGGCCAAGTTGTCGCTCGATCAGGCGAAGCTCGATCCAGATCAGCAGGCGGCGCTACAGGCACGGGCACGCGAGCTCGGTCTGTGGGCGCTGGCGACGCCCAAACGGCTGGGCGGGGCCGGTCTCGACGTGCTCGCCCAGACGATCGTGGCCGAGGAAGCGGCGAAATGCCGCTTGGGCGCGTTCTTCCCCGCCGCTGGCGCGATTGGCGGAGACCCGCCGTCAGTGCTATTTCATGGTACCGCGGAGCAATTCGAAACTTATGGCCGGCCCATCGTCGAAGGACGCATGCCCAAGGCGTTCACGGCGATCAGCGAAGCGTCGGGCGGATCGGATCCTGCGCGGGCAATCCAGTTACGAGCCGAGCGTGACGGCGACTATTATGTTCTGAACGGAACCAAGACCTGGATCACCCACGCCGATCGTGCGCATTGGGGCGTGGTCTATGCGCGGACCGGCGAGCCGGGCCGGCGGGACGGAATCAGCTGCTTCATCGTCGAGATCGGCACGCCGGGCTTCACGCGCTCGCGGATTCCCGTGATGATTGCGAACAGCCCAAACGAACTGCATTTCGACAATGCCCGCGTGCCGGTTGCCAATCGCATCGGTGAGGAAGGTGGCGGCTTCGCGCTCGCCGACGATTTTCTGACCCGTGGGCGGATCACTTATGGCGCCGGGCCGCTCGGGATAGCCGAGGAAGCGCTGCGGCTCACGATCGAATGGGCGAAGGAACGCCGTGTGTTCGGCGGACTGCTCGCCGAGAAGCAGGGTCCGCAATGGATGCTGGCCGATTGCCGGCTAGCGCTCGATGCCGCGCGTCTGCTCATCCACCGGGCGGCGAGAAAAGTTGACCGCGGCGAGCCCGCGCGCGCCGAGGCAGCGATGGCGAAATGGAGCGCGACCGAGGCAGCCTTCAAGACGCTCGATACATGCATCCAGCTGTTCGGCGGGATGGGTGTCTCTTGTGAACTACCGCTCGAGCGGTGGTTTCGCGAGCTCCGTATCAAGCGGCTGGGCGAAGGGGCGACCGAGATCCAGCGCATGATCGTCGCCCGTTCGCTGTTTTCCTGA